In Klebsiella aerogenes, the DNA window ACACTGCGCCAGCGTTGGCGATATTCTGATCATCGCCAGTTTCGTCACCATGTCTGATGAAGAGGCGCGTAGCTGGCAGCCGAAAGTCGCCTACTTCGAAGGCGACAACGAAATGAAACGCCAGGCGAAAGCCATTCCGGTTCAGGTCGCCTGATCCCTCACGGCGCTGCGTTCAGCCGCGGCGCCGGTTTACCCCTGCGGCTGATTGCTGATCAGCCGCGACATCGTCGCTAACGAGTCAGTGCGCAGGATATACACCCGCTTCAGCAAAAATGGATTATCCCCCGGTTTGACCTTCCCTCTCACCGTCGTTACCGCCATGTGAAAACCGGCATCATTAGCCGCCTGGATCGCCGCAGCGTTATAGCCGCCAAACGGATACGAAAGGTAGAGCACATGCGGATTAAACTGCGCCAGCGCCCGCCGCGAACGGGCAAAGTCGAACAGAATATTGTGATAGCTGCGGCTGAGTAAAATCGGATGGCGGGCGGCATCAACCCGATGCAGGAAATGGGTATGCGACTGCACATCAAATACGTCCTGAATCTGCCTAAGCTCAGAGATGCTCATAAACTGCAGCGATTTCGGATCCCACTTCTGCGGGTGGCGTTTAATGCGCGAAGAGATGATGAACGCGGTGGCGTGGAAACCATACTGCTTGAGGATCGGGTAAGCGTAGCGGTTCACCGACTTCAGACCATCATCAAAGGTGATGACCACCGAACGCGCCGGCAGATTGATTTTATTACGCAGATAGCCTTCCAACTGATACATGGTCAGCGTGGTATAGCCCTGGTCGCGCAACCAGGTCATCTGATTACTGAAAGCGCGCACCGACGTCGTTGTTGAAGTATGGCGAAAACGGGTATTTTCCTCATCACGCAGAATGTGGTGATAGGTCAGTACCGGAATGCCGTTATCCTCCTGCGCATCCAGGCTACTCACCCACGCCAGCCGGTTACCAATGCGGATTTGATACCAGGTTTGATTGAGGCGGTCTTTCAGCTTGCTGATAATGGGATAGCGCAGATTGTTAGCCAGCGTCCCGAACGGCGCGCTGCCTACTGACGGGGCGTCATAAACCGGGGTATCTTTCCAGGTCAGCAGATTTTGGTTGCTCAATGGCCGATTTAAATCGCCAAGACTATCCTCAACGCGCCTGCGCCCCTGAACTGGCCCCAGATGTCCCTTATCGATAAAACCGGTGCCAAAGCCAAAATTGAATTCGTAATAGTCCGCGCTGCTCGGCACCACCGCCAGAATTTGCCCGGCACGAACGTTGCCAACGCTCACCACGTGATTGCCCACCTGCGCCCAGATATCCGCATCCTCGGTAATCTGCATATAACGAGCAGGGACACCCTGCTGACTGAGCAAACTGGCGGAAACGCTGATTGAAGTCAGCAGAAAGAAGAACGCAATGACCCGAGCAAGCATACGTATCACACCGATAAACCTGGATTGCCGCCATTGTAACAAAAGCGCTATCAATGCTAATGCTTAATTTCCAAACGTATCGTGCAGCAGGCGGAAGGGCGGATTTTTTTGTTGTTGGTGCCATAGACTGCTCACTGTCGAGCCTCCGGCGCTGACGATAGCCTCACGAAAGGCTTCGCTGTTCAGGGTGTGGCGCAGCAAATACATTTCCTCCAGCAATGGATAACGAATACCGGAGATCACCTCGCAATGGGTATGCTTGTGACTCATCAATGCGGCGGCGCGATACGGCGCAGCGCCGGTTTTATCGGTCAGGAAAATCACCCCGTCGCCGCCGTCCGTCGCGTGCAGCGCGTCGCACATCATGCGGCTGAGCATATTACTGCTCAGATTCCGCCAGTAGTTCACCGCCCGGCATTGCGCCAGCGGACCAAACTTTTTCTCCAGACGATCCAGCATCTCCTGCGCCAGCTCATCATGACAAGTAATAACCCAACCTAACATCGCCTACCTCCTTAGCAGGCAAACAATTTAGCAAGGGAAGCGTTGAGGCGGGGTGATGGGTATCAAAGATTAACGTTTAGCGCCCCGGCAAAGTGCAATGAACCGGGGCGCTGGCACAAAGAATTAGCTGCGCAGGCCACGACCGCGCTGGATGAGATACCAGCACAGCAGGTAAAACGCCACGATGAACACGACCAGCACACCAAACGTCGTGACCAGCGGAACATCGTTAATGCCGAGGAAACCGTAGCGGAAGCCACTAATCATGTAGACGATCGGGTTCAGGTGTGACAGCCCCTGCCAG includes these proteins:
- a CDS encoding PTS sugar transporter subunit IIA, which produces MLGWVITCHDELAQEMLDRLEKKFGPLAQCRAVNYWRNLSSNMLSRMMCDALHATDGGDGVIFLTDKTGAAPYRAAALMSHKHTHCEVISGIRYPLLEEMYLLRHTLNSEAFREAIVSAGGSTVSSLWHQQQKNPPFRLLHDTFGN
- a CDS encoding polysaccharide deacetylase family protein, producing the protein MRMLARVIAFFFLLTSISVSASLLSQQGVPARYMQITEDADIWAQVGNHVVSVGNVRAGQILAVVPSSADYYEFNFGFGTGFIDKGHLGPVQGRRRVEDSLGDLNRPLSNQNLLTWKDTPVYDAPSVGSAPFGTLANNLRYPIISKLKDRLNQTWYQIRIGNRLAWVSSLDAQEDNGIPVLTYHHILRDEENTRFRHTSTTTSVRAFSNQMTWLRDQGYTTLTMYQLEGYLRNKINLPARSVVITFDDGLKSVNRYAYPILKQYGFHATAFIISSRIKRHPQKWDPKSLQFMSISELRQIQDVFDVQSHTHFLHRVDAARHPILLSRSYHNILFDFARSRRALAQFNPHVLYLSYPFGGYNAAAIQAANDAGFHMAVTTVRGKVKPGDNPFLLKRVYILRTDSLATMSRLISNQPQG